One stretch of Streptomyces agglomeratus DNA includes these proteins:
- a CDS encoding TetR/AcrR family transcriptional regulator: MSSNWREKRRASAVAEIKDVARQLLVKGGPSAVSLRAISREMGMTPSALYRYFPSLDALVAGVRSDLFQELGEVTTAARDSLPGADPLPRLLAMARAFRAWGLEHRAEFGLMLGPPPPGVEGGPDQDEPDYAPACVGVSFLGEIAELDRRGALRTPPVELIEDRLAPGLREYLSGQEGLELPVIFAFLAAWARLYGIIAMEIFGHMAWAVTDSGALFETELINFAQQLSGNDYDGS, translated from the coding sequence ATGTCATCGAACTGGCGTGAGAAGCGGCGTGCGTCCGCCGTGGCGGAGATCAAGGACGTGGCTCGACAGCTGCTGGTGAAGGGCGGCCCGTCGGCCGTCTCCCTGCGGGCGATCTCGCGGGAGATGGGGATGACGCCCTCGGCGCTCTACCGCTACTTCCCAAGCCTGGACGCGCTGGTGGCAGGCGTACGCAGCGACCTGTTCCAGGAGCTGGGCGAGGTGACCACGGCGGCGCGCGACAGCCTGCCCGGCGCCGACCCGCTGCCGCGCCTGCTGGCGATGGCACGCGCCTTCCGGGCCTGGGGACTGGAGCACCGCGCGGAGTTCGGGCTGATGCTCGGCCCGCCGCCACCGGGCGTCGAGGGCGGCCCGGACCAGGACGAACCCGACTACGCGCCCGCGTGCGTGGGGGTGTCGTTCCTCGGAGAGATCGCTGAACTCGACCGGCGCGGGGCCCTCAGGACGCCCCCGGTGGAACTCATAGAGGACCGGCTGGCGCCCGGCCTGCGGGAGTACCTCAGCGGCCAGGAGGGGCTCGAACTCCCGGTGATCTTCGCGTTCCTCGCTGCCTGGGCGAGGCTCTACGGCATCATCGCGATGGAGATCTTCGGCCACATGGCGTGGGCGGTGACGGACAGCGGCGCCCTCTTCGAGACCGAACTGATCAACTTCGCCCAGCAGCTCTCGGGCAACGACTACGACGGCTCCTGA
- a CDS encoding non-ribosomal peptide synthetase, which produces MTAHDTPTISGTEFPLTDLQAAYMVGSSPLMELGGFRPNLYTEIDMVDFDPAAARRAVDLLIARHEHLRTVMTEEGGQRVLGPGEVTTFRLRTTDLTGLPAERREAEIRRTRERMRDEGPAPTGWPLFEITAQRLRPHRTRVHFAMSLLLLDSTSTRRLQDEWWQLYRDPGAELPPVPGTFRACLLARARDEDTDDYRKHWQYWESRLDSLPDAPRLPLAGPAGGIRSARLTRRSCLLSREQWQRLRANFRKHRVLPTTGLLHVYAEVLGAWAAAPHFCLNVLHQNWVVKHPEAQGVVGQFSATLPLEVDLCDDEDFFVRAVRLQRRLWKDLEHSDVSAVRVTRELAARRGWTSRAALPYVFNSMLGPGEQPAAGRGVCRTVTSALRTPQVLIDQQVKDAPGGGVECVWDIVDEAFPAGLPDAMFEAYRHMLESLAAPGGAEVAPEPPTAAHRQRVEALNTSAGPLPSGRLEDAFLRVAAERPDLPAVVTAGRTLTYGELEALSRSVAGWLRERGVGRGDVVPVVMDKGWEQVAAVLGVLRAGAAYCPMAVTLPSERLVRLLDACSARVLLCQSHRMPRPGADHSLPALCVDLAEPGAPGLEPPVSDSGELAYIIHTSGSTGEPKGVMIGHGAALNTITDINRRLRLAPDDRVFGISSLSFDLSVWDVFGTLSAGAALVLPEAAGHPDPEGWAAAALAHGVTVWNSVPALAEMLVEVVADRPRGPAAPLRAFLLSGDWIPTSLPDRMRCLWPEVRVLALGGATEASIWSNSYEIGRVDPDWRSIPYGTPLSGQTMRVLDHRMEVRPPWATGRIHIGGAGVAQGYMNDPERTAERFVPHPKTGERLYWTGDLGRYWPDGTIEFLGREDRQVKIQGFRVEPGEVEAAVRSHPAVAECAVSAADAPNGLQRLVSVVVPRDGARVTGAQITRHLRERLPSYMVPGQIGIVERLRLTANGKVDLAGMTAAAAAGAAPGDEGAGGGADGPDGPDDKVARRLGELWAELLGVPSVGPDSDFFALGGNSLLALRLVNRVRAELGADVQFGLIFESPTLRAFAAAVRDGSRPTACAVTLAEGAGSGAEPGLFLFHPVGGSVTSYLELARTWPGPVRAFQSRLLVGGADAAGEGDLEAMAASYCRELRELAPEGPYLLGGWSMGGVLAYEAARQLTADGHACRVFMIDSLVAEGRTPATAAEAHLEFLGDLAGGRPPAGLVAAVREAGPEELTRTARAAAVGHGLLPSEIDEAGFERLSGAHAHNLRLLGAYRPGPCEVPALLFVAGKQQGSLQGPGAAWRAVCPGIEVEILEGDHYSIVAGGGLRAVGERVIRWLAGTGVTGEASRTGV; this is translated from the coding sequence GTGACCGCGCACGACACCCCCACGATCTCCGGCACCGAGTTCCCCCTGACCGATCTCCAGGCGGCCTACATGGTCGGGTCGAGCCCTCTCATGGAACTCGGCGGCTTCCGGCCGAACCTCTACACCGAGATCGACATGGTGGACTTCGACCCCGCTGCGGCGCGGCGGGCCGTTGACCTGCTGATCGCGCGGCACGAACACCTGCGGACCGTGATGACCGAGGAGGGCGGCCAGCGGGTGCTCGGACCCGGCGAGGTCACCACGTTCCGGCTGCGCACGACCGACCTGACCGGGCTGCCGGCGGAGCGCCGGGAGGCGGAGATCCGCCGGACCCGGGAGCGGATGAGGGACGAGGGCCCGGCGCCCACCGGCTGGCCGCTGTTCGAGATCACCGCGCAGCGCCTGCGGCCGCACCGCACCCGGGTGCACTTCGCCATGAGCTTGCTGCTGCTCGACTCGACGAGCACCCGCAGGCTCCAGGACGAGTGGTGGCAGCTCTACCGCGACCCCGGAGCCGAACTGCCTCCGGTGCCCGGCACCTTCCGTGCATGCCTGCTGGCGCGCGCCCGCGACGAGGACACCGACGACTACCGCAAGCACTGGCAGTACTGGGAGTCGCGGCTCGACTCGCTGCCCGACGCCCCCCGGCTGCCGCTCGCCGGGCCGGCCGGCGGCATCCGCTCCGCCCGGCTGACCCGGCGCTCCTGCCTGCTGAGCCGGGAGCAGTGGCAGCGGCTGCGCGCCAACTTCCGCAAGCACCGCGTCCTGCCGACGACCGGGCTGCTGCACGTGTACGCGGAGGTGCTCGGCGCCTGGGCGGCGGCCCCGCACTTCTGCCTCAACGTCCTGCACCAGAACTGGGTGGTGAAACACCCCGAAGCGCAGGGCGTGGTCGGGCAGTTCAGCGCCACCCTGCCGCTGGAGGTGGACCTGTGCGACGACGAGGACTTCTTCGTACGGGCGGTCCGGTTGCAGCGGCGGCTCTGGAAGGACCTGGAGCACTCCGACGTCAGCGCGGTGCGGGTCACCCGCGAACTCGCGGCCCGCCGGGGCTGGACCTCGCGCGCCGCTCTGCCCTACGTCTTCAACAGCATGCTCGGACCGGGGGAGCAGCCGGCCGCAGGACGGGGCGTCTGCCGTACGGTCACGTCCGCGCTGCGCACCCCTCAGGTCCTGATCGACCAGCAGGTCAAGGACGCCCCCGGCGGGGGTGTCGAGTGCGTGTGGGACATCGTCGACGAAGCCTTCCCGGCCGGTCTCCCGGACGCGATGTTCGAGGCGTACCGGCACATGCTGGAATCGCTCGCCGCGCCGGGCGGCGCGGAGGTCGCGCCCGAGCCGCCGACGGCGGCCCACCGGCAGCGCGTGGAGGCGCTCAACACGAGCGCCGGGCCCCTCCCGTCGGGACGGCTGGAGGACGCGTTCCTGCGCGTGGCGGCCGAACGGCCGGACCTGCCCGCGGTGGTCACGGCCGGCCGCACCCTGACGTACGGGGAACTGGAGGCGCTCTCGCGGTCCGTGGCCGGGTGGCTGCGCGAGCGGGGTGTCGGCCGGGGCGACGTCGTGCCCGTCGTCATGGACAAGGGCTGGGAACAGGTGGCGGCCGTACTGGGGGTGCTGCGGGCCGGCGCCGCCTACTGCCCCATGGCCGTGACCCTGCCGTCCGAGCGCCTCGTCCGGCTGCTCGACGCCTGTTCGGCGCGGGTGCTCCTGTGCCAGTCCCACCGGATGCCCCGACCCGGCGCGGACCACTCGCTCCCGGCGCTGTGCGTGGACCTGGCGGAACCGGGCGCACCGGGCCTGGAGCCGCCGGTGAGCGACTCCGGGGAACTGGCGTACATCATCCACACCTCGGGCTCGACCGGGGAACCCAAGGGCGTCATGATCGGCCACGGGGCGGCCCTCAACACGATCACGGACATCAACCGGCGGCTGCGACTCGCGCCGGACGACCGGGTGTTCGGGATCTCGTCGCTCAGCTTCGACCTGTCGGTCTGGGACGTCTTCGGCACCTTGTCGGCCGGGGCCGCCCTCGTGCTCCCCGAGGCGGCCGGGCACCCCGACCCCGAGGGCTGGGCCGCGGCGGCGCTCGCGCACGGCGTGACCGTGTGGAACTCCGTACCCGCGCTCGCCGAGATGCTCGTCGAGGTCGTCGCCGACCGGCCGCGAGGACCCGCGGCGCCGCTGCGCGCGTTCCTGCTGAGCGGCGACTGGATACCCACCTCGCTGCCCGACCGCATGCGGTGCCTGTGGCCGGAGGTACGGGTGCTCGCGCTCGGCGGCGCCACCGAGGCGTCGATCTGGTCGAACAGTTACGAGATCGGCCGGGTCGATCCCGACTGGCGCAGTATTCCGTACGGCACTCCGCTGAGCGGGCAGACGATGCGCGTGCTCGACCACCGCATGGAGGTCAGGCCGCCCTGGGCCACCGGCCGTATCCACATCGGCGGGGCCGGGGTCGCCCAGGGATACATGAACGACCCCGAGCGCACGGCCGAACGGTTCGTCCCGCATCCGAAGACCGGCGAACGCCTTTACTGGACGGGCGACCTGGGCCGCTACTGGCCGGACGGCACCATCGAGTTCCTGGGCCGGGAGGACCGCCAGGTCAAGATCCAGGGGTTCCGGGTCGAGCCCGGCGAGGTGGAGGCCGCGGTACGCAGCCACCCGGCCGTGGCCGAGTGCGCGGTGTCCGCGGCGGACGCGCCGAACGGCCTGCAACGGCTCGTGTCCGTGGTGGTCCCGCGCGACGGGGCCCGCGTCACCGGGGCGCAGATCACCCGGCACCTGCGGGAGCGGCTGCCGTCGTACATGGTCCCCGGGCAGATAGGGATCGTCGAACGGCTGCGGCTGACCGCGAACGGCAAGGTCGACCTGGCCGGCATGACGGCGGCGGCAGCGGCCGGCGCGGCGCCGGGCGACGAGGGCGCGGGCGGCGGCGCGGACGGGCCGGACGGGCCGGACGACAAGGTGGCGCGCCGGCTCGGTGAGCTCTGGGCCGAGCTGCTGGGAGTCCCCTCGGTCGGCCCCGACAGCGACTTCTTCGCCCTGGGCGGCAACTCGCTGCTCGCGCTGCGGCTCGTCAACCGGGTCCGGGCGGAACTCGGCGCGGACGTGCAGTTCGGCCTGATCTTCGAATCGCCGACCCTGCGGGCCTTCGCGGCGGCCGTCCGCGACGGCAGCCGGCCGACGGCGTGCGCGGTCACGCTCGCGGAGGGCGCGGGCAGCGGGGCGGAACCCGGGCTGTTCCTCTTCCACCCCGTGGGCGGCTCGGTCACCAGCTACCTCGAACTCGCCCGTACCTGGCCCGGTCCGGTACGCGCCTTCCAGAGCCGGCTGCTCGTCGGGGGCGCCGACGCGGCGGGCGAAGGGGACCTGGAGGCGATGGCGGCCTCGTACTGCCGGGAGCTGCGGGAACTGGCGCCCGAAGGACCGTATCTGCTCGGCGGCTGGTCGATGGGCGGGGTACTGGCCTACGAGGCGGCCCGGCAGCTGACCGCCGACGGCCACGCGTGCCGCGTCTTCATGATCGACAGTCTGGTCGCCGAAGGGCGTACGCCGGCCACGGCGGCCGAGGCCCACCTCGAATTCCTCGGCGACCTGGCCGGCGGGCGTCCGCCCGCCGGTCTGGTGGCCGCGGTCCGGGAGGCGGGACCCGAGGAGCTGACGCGGACCGCGAGGGCGGCTGCGGTCGGGCACGGGCTGCTCCCCTCGGAGATCGATGAGGCGGGCTTCGAGCGGCTGTCGGGCGCGCACGCGCACAACCTGCGGCTCCTGGGTGCTTACCGGCCCGGCCCCTGTGAGGTTCCGGCGCTGCTGTTTGTCGCGGGGAAGCAGCAGGGGTCCCTCCAGGGGCCGGGCGCCGCCTGGCGGGCGGTGTGCCCGGGGATCGAGGTCGAGATCCTTGAGGGGGACCACTACTCGATCGTGGCAGGCGGCGGACTCCGGGCCGTCGGCGAGCGCGTCATCCGGTGGCTGGCCGGTACGGGGGTGACCGGCGAGGCGTCCCGGACGGGGGTCTGA
- a CDS encoding GMC family oxidoreductase, which translates to MGADEGHWDEVIVGAGSAGAALAGRLSEDPGRRVLLLEAGPDGPGTGPGSPDRPVLSGANWDYSAYVDKESADGRRYPYAVGRAMGGSSAVNGALALRGLPADFDGWAAAGNPAWSWENVLPHFVRLEADADFKGPEHGADGPVPVRRQSEDAFGPLSAGFLRACHDLGVPAAADLNAPGCATGAGPIPRNEAGGRRMSTAETYLVPARHRPGLTVTGSCRASRVLVADGRAVGVEAVRDGRLVRFGADRVTLSAGAVGTPAVLLRSGIGPADSLLRWGIRPVADLPGVGRNLMEHPIVALWALPAPGGCLPGEPMHQVLARVSSTGGAPDLNLTLVNNVSDLDVPVMRGVLRGRTAFSLHASLLTPRSRGSVTLRDAAPDTDPVIELGLASDPRDVERLMAGARMLWSVVRGSHFADLVERVFLWTDRMMEDDAMLRGAVPRFVCPSWHPAGTARMGPASDRTAVVDERFGVHGVTGLRVVDASVMPEIASAPTNLTCVMLGERAASWTR; encoded by the coding sequence GTGGGAGCCGACGAGGGCCACTGGGACGAGGTGATCGTCGGAGCGGGCTCGGCGGGCGCCGCTCTGGCGGGCCGGCTGTCCGAGGACCCCGGACGCCGGGTGCTCCTGCTGGAGGCCGGGCCGGACGGACCCGGCACGGGCCCCGGTTCGCCCGACCGGCCCGTACTGTCCGGGGCGAACTGGGACTACTCGGCGTACGTCGACAAGGAGTCGGCGGACGGCCGCCGTTACCCCTACGCCGTGGGCCGGGCGATGGGCGGATCGTCCGCGGTCAACGGCGCCCTGGCGCTGCGCGGGCTGCCGGCCGACTTCGACGGCTGGGCCGCGGCCGGCAACCCCGCCTGGTCGTGGGAGAACGTGCTGCCGCACTTCGTCCGGCTCGAAGCCGACGCCGACTTCAAGGGGCCCGAGCATGGCGCCGACGGGCCCGTGCCCGTACGGCGGCAGTCCGAGGACGCGTTCGGCCCCCTGTCCGCCGGCTTCCTGCGCGCCTGCCACGACCTGGGCGTACCGGCCGCGGCCGACCTCAACGCCCCCGGCTGCGCCACCGGGGCGGGACCCATCCCGCGCAACGAGGCCGGCGGGCGGCGGATGTCCACGGCCGAGACCTACCTCGTCCCCGCCCGGCACCGGCCGGGCCTGACGGTCACCGGCTCCTGCCGGGCCTCGCGCGTCCTCGTGGCGGACGGCCGGGCCGTGGGCGTGGAGGCGGTGCGCGACGGGCGCCTCGTACGCTTCGGCGCCGACCGCGTGACACTGTCGGCGGGAGCCGTCGGAACCCCCGCCGTCCTGCTGCGCTCCGGCATCGGCCCGGCGGACTCCCTGCTCCGGTGGGGCATCCGCCCGGTCGCCGACCTGCCGGGCGTGGGCCGCAACCTCATGGAACACCCGATCGTCGCCCTCTGGGCACTCCCGGCCCCGGGCGGCTGCCTGCCCGGGGAACCGATGCACCAGGTACTGGCGCGGGTGTCGAGCACCGGCGGCGCCCCGGATCTCAACCTCACCCTGGTGAACAACGTCTCGGACCTCGACGTGCCCGTGATGCGCGGCGTCCTGCGGGGCCGCACCGCGTTCTCGCTGCACGCCTCGCTGCTGACGCCCCGCTCGCGCGGCTCGGTCACCCTGCGGGACGCCGCCCCGGACACCGATCCCGTGATCGAACTCGGGCTGGCGTCGGACCCCCGGGACGTCGAACGGCTGATGGCCGGCGCCCGGATGCTGTGGTCGGTGGTCCGGGGCAGCCACTTCGCGGACCTGGTGGAGCGCGTGTTCCTGTGGACCGACCGGATGATGGAGGACGACGCCATGCTGCGCGGCGCCGTCCCACGGTTCGTCTGCCCGTCCTGGCATCCCGCGGGGACCGCCCGGATGGGGCCCGCCTCGGACCGTACGGCAGTGGTGGACGAGCGCTTCGGCGTACACGGGGTGACCGGGCTGCGCGTCGTGGACGCCTCGGTGATGCCGGAGATCGCGAGCGCGCCGACCAACCTCACCTGCGTCATGCTCGGGGAGAGGGCGGCGTCGTGGACGCGGTAG
- a CDS encoding ABC transporter permease produces the protein MTSLASPDTARAPGRPAWADWRLTPATGLRVMSAEVRKGLLSQLAHPIGHIITLVISTMLYLGMQYVMGQGSLRRDLLPETLVAISGYWFLQYASLVMVADLVEEKRGGTYSQSHMSPAPPWVIMLGRLVTASVMGLLVALVATLVPMLVADVTIPLRPEALLPYALVIINVLAFTFVLAAIAVSSPMVGALHSLFTSLVILLNGSMMPLGLYPDWLAVVARFLPTTLGVEATTKVLFEGQSLGDIWSDGTLPWLIAYTFALVLFGGWLFARNQRRAVRDGRLGQY, from the coding sequence ATGACTAGCCTGGCGTCCCCGGACACCGCGCGGGCGCCCGGCCGGCCGGCCTGGGCCGACTGGCGGCTGACACCGGCCACCGGGCTGCGCGTGATGAGCGCCGAGGTCCGCAAGGGCCTGCTCTCGCAGCTCGCCCACCCGATCGGTCACATCATCACGCTGGTCATCAGCACGATGCTGTACCTCGGCATGCAGTACGTGATGGGCCAGGGCTCGCTCCGCCGGGACCTGCTCCCGGAAACCCTGGTCGCCATCAGCGGCTACTGGTTCCTCCAGTACGCCAGCCTCGTCATGGTGGCGGACCTCGTCGAGGAGAAGCGCGGCGGCACCTACTCCCAGAGCCACATGTCACCCGCGCCGCCATGGGTGATCATGCTGGGACGGCTGGTCACCGCGTCGGTGATGGGCCTGCTGGTGGCCCTGGTCGCCACGCTGGTGCCGATGCTCGTGGCCGATGTGACGATCCCGCTGCGGCCCGAGGCGCTGCTGCCCTACGCGCTGGTGATCATCAACGTCCTGGCGTTCACGTTCGTACTCGCGGCCATCGCCGTCAGCTCGCCCATGGTCGGCGCCCTGCACTCCCTGTTCACCTCGCTGGTCATCCTGCTGAACGGCTCGATGATGCCGCTCGGCCTCTACCCGGACTGGCTGGCGGTGGTGGCGCGCTTCCTGCCGACCACTCTGGGCGTGGAGGCGACCACCAAGGTGCTCTTCGAGGGGCAGTCGCTCGGGGACATCTGGTCCGACGGAACGCTGCCGTGGCTGATCGCCTACACCTTCGCGCTCGTCCTCTTCGGGGGATGGCTCTTCGCCCGCAACCAACGCAGAGCCGTACGCGACGGCCGGCTCGGCCAGTACTGA
- a CDS encoding thioesterase II family protein: MDAVAAAGRSSALRTAPSGWCVRWASAEDAPLRLFCLPHTGGGAALYRAWAQRLAPAVDVVSVRLPGRENRFRETPYRRLDTLVEALVDAVEPLLDRPHVWFGHSMGALVGYEVCRTLRDRGLREPERLLVSGRRAPHLASRQREVHDAPTGELVAHLRELNGTPAELLDSPAVLSALLPMMRADFAVSETYRWSPGTPLGCPVLVLGGSRDSLATPGELAAWREHSTAGCEVRMYDGGHFYLHEEAREQVLTALAAELPALGAALTGRQQ, encoded by the coding sequence GTGGACGCGGTAGCGGCGGCCGGCCGCAGCTCGGCGCTGCGTACCGCGCCCTCCGGCTGGTGCGTACGGTGGGCATCCGCCGAGGACGCGCCGCTGCGCCTGTTCTGCCTCCCGCACACGGGCGGCGGCGCGGCTCTCTACCGGGCCTGGGCCCAGCGGCTGGCCCCCGCCGTCGACGTGGTGTCCGTCCGGCTGCCCGGCCGGGAGAACCGGTTCCGGGAGACCCCGTACCGCAGGCTCGACACGCTCGTCGAGGCGCTGGTGGACGCCGTGGAGCCGCTGCTGGACCGGCCGCACGTGTGGTTCGGCCACAGCATGGGCGCGCTCGTCGGCTACGAGGTGTGCCGCACACTGCGCGACAGAGGGCTGCGGGAACCGGAGCGGCTGCTCGTCTCCGGCCGCCGGGCCCCGCACCTCGCCTCGCGGCAACGCGAGGTCCACGACGCGCCGACCGGCGAACTCGTCGCCCACCTCCGCGAGTTGAACGGCACGCCCGCCGAGCTGCTCGACAGCCCCGCCGTACTGTCGGCGCTGCTGCCCATGATGCGCGCGGACTTCGCGGTCTCCGAGACCTACCGCTGGAGCCCCGGCACCCCGCTGGGCTGCCCCGTCCTCGTACTCGGCGGCTCGCGCGACAGCCTGGCGACGCCCGGCGAACTGGCCGCCTGGCGCGAGCACTCGACCGCCGGCTGCGAGGTGCGGATGTACGACGGCGGTCACTTCTATCTGCACGAGGAAGCCCGCGAGCAGGTCCTGACGGCCCTGGCCGCCGAACTGCCGGCGCTGGGCGCCGCACTCACCGGGAGGCAGCAGTGA
- a CDS encoding ABC transporter permease, protein MTTLTPTAGRTTGPASTADRPRAATYFNGFSNEVHKGLLSLVAGWREVLVQMITFPLFYLLLVLFMGRGQLRDDLLLPGLLGMVPLTFIHEQVNRAFWSYLGDMQSGVLEQTYLTPLPSWTLVLGRQVAAIVSALPSALSVLLVGVITIEARGGDMPWDVQTLVPLASIVIGTCGLALILCGLTLVFKRIEIITQLSVAVWFIAGGTFVPLDNMPDWTAFISRLVVPISPSIEAMRDILVGGHSLTGLQSGWGLWWVLLQPVLIVAVGVFLFARLERVAKRRGTLGRY, encoded by the coding sequence ATGACGACGCTCACTCCGACAGCCGGCCGCACCACCGGCCCGGCAAGCACCGCGGACCGCCCGCGCGCCGCCACCTATTTCAACGGCTTCAGCAACGAGGTGCACAAGGGCCTGCTGAGCCTGGTGGCGGGGTGGCGCGAGGTCCTGGTACAGATGATCACTTTCCCGCTGTTCTACCTGCTGCTCGTCCTGTTCATGGGACGCGGACAGCTGCGGGACGACCTCCTCCTGCCGGGGCTCCTCGGCATGGTGCCGCTCACCTTCATCCACGAACAGGTGAACCGGGCCTTCTGGAGCTACCTCGGTGACATGCAGTCAGGCGTGCTGGAGCAGACGTACCTCACGCCGCTGCCGTCCTGGACGCTGGTTCTCGGCCGTCAGGTCGCCGCCATCGTCTCGGCGCTGCCGAGCGCGCTGTCCGTCCTCCTCGTGGGAGTCATCACCATCGAGGCCAGGGGCGGGGACATGCCCTGGGACGTGCAGACCCTGGTGCCGCTGGCGTCCATCGTCATCGGAACCTGCGGCCTCGCGCTGATCCTGTGCGGACTGACCCTGGTGTTCAAACGCATCGAGATCATCACCCAGTTGTCGGTGGCCGTGTGGTTCATCGCGGGCGGCACGTTCGTCCCGCTCGACAACATGCCGGACTGGACGGCCTTCATCAGCCGGCTCGTCGTCCCGATCTCGCCGAGCATCGAGGCGATGCGCGACATCCTGGTGGGCGGTCACTCCCTGACCGGCCTTCAGAGCGGCTGGGGACTGTGGTGGGTGCTCCTCCAGCCCGTCCTGATCGTCGCGGTCGGCGTGTTCCTCTTCGCCCGCCTGGAGCGGGTCGCCAAGCGCCGGGGAACCCTCGGCCGCTACTGA
- a CDS encoding ABC transporter ATP-binding protein: MSTQTKALAGTDSPGPATATPAIEISGLTKKYGSSDVASVDNVSLSVPPGAVFGFLGPNGAGKTTTIKILAGLLAATSGRTLLNGYDVTRQRSAAMQQFGAVLEGSRNVYWTLSAWQNLLYFGRLKGMRGADARARAEELLTGLGLWERRDESVGGYSRGMQQKVAVAAALIADPPIVLLDEPTIGLDVEATRTVMDWIRTLSRDRGKTVLLTTHQMNVVEELCDRVAVIREGRVIADLPTEQLLSQFRERDKYEVRIEGELPELTMPSGFTASSVEGATIISGRVADPQEIYALVDRLREQRAVVQSLAQVQPDLEDVFMGLIKGPAHD, from the coding sequence GTGAGTACGCAAACCAAGGCGTTAGCCGGTACGGACAGTCCGGGACCGGCCACAGCGACGCCCGCTATCGAGATCAGCGGGCTGACGAAGAAGTACGGCTCGTCGGACGTCGCGTCCGTCGACAACGTGTCCCTCTCCGTTCCCCCCGGCGCGGTCTTCGGCTTCCTCGGCCCCAACGGGGCCGGCAAGACGACGACGATCAAGATCCTCGCCGGGCTGCTGGCGGCCACCTCCGGCCGGACACTCCTCAACGGGTACGACGTGACCCGCCAGCGCTCCGCCGCGATGCAGCAGTTCGGCGCGGTGCTGGAGGGCTCCCGCAACGTCTACTGGACCCTCTCCGCCTGGCAGAACCTGCTGTACTTCGGGCGCCTCAAAGGGATGCGCGGCGCCGACGCGCGCGCCCGCGCCGAGGAGCTGCTGACCGGCCTGGGCCTGTGGGAGCGCCGCGACGAGAGCGTGGGCGGCTATTCCCGGGGCATGCAGCAGAAGGTCGCGGTGGCCGCCGCCCTCATCGCCGACCCGCCCATCGTGCTGCTGGACGAGCCGACGATCGGGCTGGACGTCGAGGCGACCCGCACCGTCATGGACTGGATCCGCACGCTGTCCCGCGACCGCGGCAAGACGGTGCTCCTGACCACCCACCAGATGAACGTCGTCGAGGAACTCTGCGACCGGGTGGCCGTGATCCGCGAGGGCCGCGTCATCGCCGACCTGCCGACCGAGCAGCTCCTCTCGCAGTTCCGGGAGCGGGACAAGTACGAGGTCCGCATCGAGGGCGAGCTGCCGGAGCTGACGATGCCGTCCGGCTTCACCGCCTCCTCGGTCGAGGGAGCGACGATCATCTCGGGGCGGGTGGCAGACCCGCAGGAGATCTACGCGCTCGTCGACCGGCTGCGCGAGCAGCGGGCCGTGGTCCAGTCACTGGCCCAGGTCCAGCCGGATCTCGAAGACGTCTTCATGGGTCTCATCAAGGGGCCGGCCCATGACTAG